The genomic window CCGGAACATCACCCACCTCAATAATGCCTCCGCCGATAATATCTGCTGATCGATGCTCGGGATCAGACACCAGAGATACAAACCATTGATAGGTTTTCCCTTTCTCCAGCTTCAGATCGTAATCCGCCACATGAATGATGTGCATCCCGGATTCAGTGGGAGAGGAAAGCCGCTTCTCAATAATCGGCGTCACCCCCGATTCCTCGATAAGGGTAAATTCCACAGGGTAGGTTGTCGGCTTTGATAAATACCACACCAATCGTGGCTGCACCCCACTCGACAATCCTACGTGATCTGGAGCCAGGGCCCACAGTAACGGAAGATCGGTCATAGGACCTCTGGTGCCTCCACCAACCCGTCCTCCCGGAGCCCCTCGTTGTGGAGGTTGGTACAACGCTTCCTTCCGGGATGAAGCCGCCTTCTTATCATCCGATGCTTGTACAATCTGCCGATCAACAGAAGGGAGTGTCTCCTCCAAAAACCCTGGTTCATTGGCTACAGAGGAGACATCCTTCTT from Nitrospiraceae bacterium includes these protein-coding regions:
- a CDS encoding DUF928 domain-containing protein; this translates as MSRMVTRFRWVAVIGVTLGLSVQAMGGAEFPDQVSRTHKKDVSSVANEPGFLEETLPSVDRQIVQASDDKKAASSRKEALYQPPQRGAPGGRVGGGTRGPMTDLPLLWALAPDHVGLSSGVQPRLVWYLSKPTTYPVEFTLIEESGVTPIIEKRLSSPTESGMHIIHVADYDLKLEKGKTYQWFVSLVSDPEHRSADIIGGGIIEVGDVPASLTEELKNANPVEATRLWGQAGFWYDAIGVISTNIQSHPSDAEMHNVRALLLEEVDLDTPAQVDRQHGL